From the Psychrobacillus sp. FSL K6-4046 genome, one window contains:
- the dapA gene encoding 4-hydroxy-tetrahydrodipicolinate synthase, giving the protein MNIGNVSTAMVTPFSSDGSIDYHNTEILIEHLLSNGTDSLVVSGTTGESPTLSTNEKLELIQFVVEKVNKRVPIIAGTGSNNTAASIELSQKAESLGVDALMIVTPYYNKPNQRGMIAHFEAIASATTLPIVVYNIPGRSVVNLEPESIISLSKIPSIQIVKEASGSLDQMTKILAGTNEDFLVYSGDDGLTLPLLSIGGKGIISVASHVIGNEMQEMIQLFHQGEHAKAAKIHQQILPVIKALFQHPNPVVVKYALSKIGVEVGSLRLPLVEMNEEEKLDYDRVWDKFLETK; this is encoded by the coding sequence ATGAATATAGGAAATGTTTCTACAGCAATGGTTACACCGTTTAGTTCAGACGGTTCTATTGACTATCATAATACTGAAATACTTATTGAGCACTTGCTTTCGAATGGAACTGATTCTCTTGTAGTTAGTGGTACGACTGGAGAATCTCCGACATTATCAACAAATGAGAAATTAGAACTTATACAATTTGTAGTGGAAAAGGTTAATAAAAGAGTACCAATCATTGCTGGTACTGGTAGCAATAATACAGCTGCATCCATTGAGCTTTCGCAAAAGGCGGAATCGCTCGGAGTAGATGCTTTGATGATAGTGACTCCTTATTACAATAAGCCTAATCAACGAGGAATGATTGCCCATTTTGAGGCTATTGCTTCAGCTACTACGCTTCCTATTGTTGTTTATAATATCCCTGGGCGATCAGTAGTCAATTTGGAGCCAGAGTCAATTATTTCCCTTAGTAAGATACCATCCATTCAAATTGTAAAAGAAGCTAGCGGCAGCCTGGATCAGATGACCAAAATCTTAGCTGGAACAAATGAGGATTTCCTTGTGTACAGCGGGGACGACGGCTTAACCTTACCTTTACTTTCAATTGGGGGGAAAGGAATTATTTCAGTCGCTTCTCATGTTATTGGTAACGAAATGCAGGAAATGATACAGCTGTTTCACCAAGGGGAACATGCTAAAGCTGCTAAAATCCATCAACAAATCTTGCCAGTCATAAAGGCATTATTTCAACATCCGAATCCTGTAGTTGTAAAATATGCACTTTCTAAAATTGGCGTAGAGGTTGGCTCCTTGAGACTTCCTTTAGTTGAGATGAACGAGGAAGAGAAGCTAGATTATGATCGTGTTTGGGATAAATTTTTGGAAACGAAATAA
- a CDS encoding aspartate-semialdehyde dehydrogenase — translation MSKNYTTAIVGATGAVGQKIIEQLVKRSFPFSTLKLLASKKSAGKQIDIDGKIYTIEEATPEAFEGVDIAFFSAGGSISKALAKEASKRGAIVIDNTSAFRMDPDVPLVVPEVNKYALNEQQGIIANPNCSTIQMVVALEPIRKHYGLSKVIVSTYQAVSGAGAAAIQELTAQSERIIERQPNPEVLPVKSAEKHYPIAGNVIPQIDVFNEDGFTFEEHKMMNETKKIMSLPELSIAATCVRVPVVTGHSESVYIEVDKENVSVSDIKQLLSEAEGIVLQDNPNEQQYPMPYFSEDEDAVFVGRIRKDPSNQYGFHMWIVSDNLLKGAALNSIQIAEALIEEKIL, via the coding sequence ATGTCAAAAAATTATACAACAGCTATTGTAGGAGCTACAGGTGCTGTAGGTCAAAAAATTATAGAGCAACTAGTTAAGAGAAGCTTTCCTTTTTCTACCTTGAAGTTATTAGCTTCCAAAAAGTCTGCAGGAAAACAGATTGATATTGACGGGAAAATTTATACAATAGAAGAAGCTACACCAGAAGCTTTCGAAGGTGTTGATATAGCATTTTTTTCTGCGGGGGGCTCTATTTCAAAAGCATTGGCTAAGGAAGCTAGTAAGAGAGGCGCTATAGTAATAGATAATACGAGCGCATTTCGAATGGATCCGGATGTTCCGCTAGTAGTACCAGAAGTGAATAAATATGCTTTAAATGAGCAACAAGGGATTATTGCTAATCCTAATTGTTCTACTATTCAGATGGTTGTTGCATTAGAACCAATTCGTAAGCATTATGGGCTATCAAAGGTCATCGTTTCGACTTATCAAGCAGTATCAGGAGCTGGGGCTGCAGCTATTCAAGAATTGACAGCTCAAAGTGAGAGAATAATAGAAAGACAACCAAATCCTGAAGTTTTACCTGTAAAAAGTGCGGAGAAGCATTATCCAATTGCAGGTAACGTAATTCCTCAAATTGATGTCTTTAATGAAGATGGTTTTACATTTGAAGAGCACAAAATGATGAATGAAACAAAAAAAATTATGTCTCTTCCGGAACTTTCGATTGCCGCTACCTGTGTAAGGGTGCCTGTTGTAACAGGACACTCTGAATCGGTGTATATAGAGGTAGATAAAGAGAACGTATCCGTTTCTGATATTAAACAATTGTTATCTGAAGCAGAGGGAATTGTTCTTCAAGATAATCCGAATGAGCAACAATACCCGATGCCTTATTTCTCAGAAGATGAAGATGCAGTTTTCGTTGGACGTATTAGAAAAGATCCTTCTAATCAGTATGGTTTCCATATGTGGATTGTTTCTGACAACCTATTAAAAGGTGCTGCTCTAAACTCCATTCAAATTGCTGAAGCATTAATTGAAGAGAAAATATTGTAA
- a CDS encoding dipicolinate synthase subunit B yields the protein MLEGLRIGLGITASHCTYEEVIPMIKQFTDVGATVVPIITFSVLTAATRFGTGEEWVEKIEAASGNKVVSKIVEAEPFGPTNPLDCMVIAPMTGNSISKLANAQTDSPVLMAAKATLRNGKPVVLGISTNDALGLNGTNIMKLLTTKNIYFIPFGQDNPYKKPNSLIADFTKIVPTVEHAINAKQIQPLLIAYQL from the coding sequence GTGTTAGAAGGTCTACGTATTGGTCTAGGAATCACCGCTTCTCATTGTACGTATGAGGAAGTGATACCAATGATTAAGCAATTTACGGATGTTGGTGCGACAGTTGTGCCAATCATCACTTTTTCAGTTTTAACAGCTGCTACTCGTTTCGGTACAGGAGAAGAGTGGGTAGAAAAAATAGAGGCAGCTAGTGGCAATAAGGTAGTTTCCAAGATAGTAGAGGCAGAGCCTTTTGGTCCTACTAATCCACTAGACTGTATGGTTATTGCACCAATGACGGGTAACTCCATAAGTAAGTTAGCTAATGCACAAACAGACTCACCTGTATTAATGGCTGCAAAGGCCACCTTGCGTAATGGTAAGCCTGTGGTGCTAGGTATATCCACAAACGATGCATTAGGCTTAAATGGAACGAATATTATGAAGCTGCTCACTACAAAAAATATTTATTTTATCCCCTTTGGTCAAGACAATCCATATAAAAAACCTAATTCTTTAATTGCAGATTTCACAAAGATTGTACCTACTGTTGAACACGCAATAAATGCAAAGCAAATTCAGCCTTTACTCATTGCCTATCAATTATAA
- a CDS encoding NAD(P)-dependent oxidoreductase — MKKKIAIIGTDPRLNFLQQSVSDYLDTQLYPTMTWDTELRETIFAYEPEVIFLPIQPIQTDCSLELPPSCQTLFIGKTNESIDRESKKDTIQPFYYLEDEEWIWENANLTAEGFINYFYLYEKQAIYNKKFIITGYGRVGKRLALALHHLGAEVIISVRSELQLYEAKSSGYQIVTLDNVLDQQGKDAYLVNTIPTKWLKNENAASFNRVFDLASNPGCLLDNENNIPLNYSLSTSLPGMYFPQDAGQLLARSVLKHLAF; from the coding sequence ATGAAGAAAAAAATTGCAATTATCGGAACAGACCCACGCTTAAATTTTTTGCAACAATCTGTGTCTGACTATTTAGATACTCAATTGTATCCAACGATGACATGGGATACAGAACTCAGAGAAACTATTTTTGCATATGAACCAGAGGTTATTTTTTTACCGATTCAACCAATCCAAACAGATTGCTCCTTGGAATTGCCTCCCAGTTGTCAAACCCTTTTTATAGGTAAAACAAACGAAAGCATTGATAGGGAATCTAAAAAAGATACTATTCAGCCCTTTTATTATTTAGAGGACGAAGAATGGATTTGGGAAAATGCCAACCTCACTGCTGAGGGCTTTATCAATTATTTTTACTTATATGAAAAACAAGCAATTTATAACAAAAAATTCATCATTACCGGATACGGAAGGGTAGGTAAAAGATTAGCACTTGCTTTGCATCATTTGGGAGCCGAAGTTATTATCTCTGTTAGATCGGAGCTTCAACTTTACGAAGCTAAAAGCTCTGGCTATCAAATAGTAACCCTTGATAATGTTTTGGACCAGCAAGGTAAGGACGCCTATCTGGTTAATACAATCCCTACCAAGTGGTTAAAGAATGAAAATGCAGCCTCTTTCAATCGAGTTTTTGACCTCGCCTCCAATCCGGGCTGTCTCTTGGATAACGAAAATAACATCCCTCTGAATTACAGTCTCTCCACCAGCTTGCCAGGTATGTACTTTCCGCAAGATGCAGGACAATTACTTGCCAGGTCTGTTTTGAAGCATCTTGCTTTTTAG
- a CDS encoding YlmC/YmxH family sporulation protein: MLLSELAEKELIQVKDGSRYGRLADTELLFNPQTGKILGFELYQKSSSFFQSNKAPRRKEFISWEEIILIGKDRILFNETDSSIETSVYP, encoded by the coding sequence TTGTTACTTTCGGAACTTGCAGAAAAAGAGCTTATTCAAGTGAAAGATGGATCGAGATATGGAAGGCTGGCAGACACTGAATTATTATTTAATCCACAAACGGGTAAAATACTTGGGTTTGAATTATATCAAAAATCTTCATCTTTTTTTCAATCCAATAAAGCTCCTAGGAGAAAAGAGTTTATATCCTGGGAAGAAATAATTCTTATTGGTAAAGATCGAATTTTGTTCAATGAAACTGACTCTTCGATAGAAACAAGTGTATACCCATGA
- a CDS encoding pitrilysin family protein — translation MIKKKTCKNGLRIVHEHIPHVRSVAVGIWVQAGSRYELPEENGLTHFIEHMLFKGTNTRTARQIAEEFDRIGGNINAFTSKENTCYYAKVLDHHAKYAVEILSDMFFNSTFDPIELDKERQVVLEEIKMVEDTPDDIVHEYLWQAMFPNDPLGAPILGTEDTLNTFTRESIISYMEKHYTPKNIVISVAGNISEDLLGYIESLFGDFKQPILEVAQFSTPVIKPVYTESHKDTEQAHLCLAYPGLSVKADNIYSLVVLNNILGGSMSSRLFQEIREEKGLAYSIYSYHSSYEDTGVVAIYGGTSCNQLEELKSSINETIQTVLEHGFTETEVSNAKEQLKGNLLLGLESSNSRMNRNGKNELLYGKHRSLDEVSDSIDEVTLESVMDLTKEIFSHKPAISVIMPKDVEC, via the coding sequence TTGATAAAGAAGAAAACGTGTAAGAATGGGTTGCGTATAGTGCATGAGCATATTCCACATGTGCGATCTGTTGCAGTAGGCATATGGGTTCAGGCTGGTTCAAGGTATGAATTGCCAGAGGAAAATGGGTTAACTCATTTTATTGAGCATATGTTATTTAAAGGCACTAATACTAGAACAGCAAGACAAATCGCTGAAGAGTTCGATCGAATTGGTGGAAATATTAACGCCTTTACTTCAAAAGAAAATACTTGCTACTATGCAAAGGTTCTCGATCACCATGCAAAATATGCTGTTGAAATACTTTCAGATATGTTTTTTAACTCCACATTCGATCCAATCGAATTAGATAAAGAACGACAAGTAGTATTAGAGGAAATCAAAATGGTAGAAGATACCCCTGATGATATCGTACATGAGTATCTATGGCAGGCTATGTTCCCAAATGATCCTTTAGGTGCTCCTATATTAGGAACCGAAGATACATTAAATACATTTACAAGGGAATCCATCATATCTTATATGGAAAAACACTACACACCGAAAAATATTGTAATTTCAGTAGCAGGAAACATTTCTGAGGATCTATTAGGCTATATAGAGTCATTGTTTGGTGATTTTAAGCAACCAATCTTAGAGGTGGCACAATTTAGCACACCTGTTATTAAACCTGTGTATACGGAAAGCCATAAAGATACAGAGCAAGCCCACTTATGTTTAGCTTATCCTGGGCTTAGTGTGAAGGCGGACAATATATACAGTCTTGTAGTGTTGAATAATATACTTGGTGGAAGCATGTCCTCAAGACTTTTCCAAGAAATTCGAGAAGAAAAAGGGCTAGCCTATTCTATTTACTCATATCATTCGTCATATGAAGATACGGGAGTTGTTGCCATTTATGGCGGAACCTCTTGCAATCAATTAGAAGAATTAAAGAGCTCTATTAATGAAACGATTCAAACTGTCTTGGAGCACGGCTTTACGGAGACAGAAGTTTCAAACGCTAAAGAACAGCTTAAAGGAAACCTTTTGTTAGGACTGGAAAGCTCAAACTCTAGAATGAACAGAAACGGTAAAAATGAATTATTATATGGCAAGCATCGCTCATTAGATGAAGTAAGCGATTCAATTGATGAAGTTACTTTGGAGTCCGTAATGGACCTTACAAAAGAAATATTCTCTCATAAGCCTGCTATTTCTGTAATTATGCCTAAAGACGTCGAGTGTTAA
- the pnp gene encoding polyribonucleotide nucleotidyltransferase produces the protein MSEKKVFTHEWAGRPLQVEIGQLAKQANGAVLVRYGDTSVLSVATASKQPKNLDFFPLTVNYEEKLYAVGKIPGGFIKREGRPSERAILTSRLIDRPIRPLFPDGFRNEVQVISIVMSVDQNCSSEMAAMLGSSLALSVSDIPFDGPIAGVQVGLIGDEFIINPTVDQMEKSILDLTVAGTKDAINMVEAGAKEVSEEVVLEAIMFGHSEIVKLIEFQEKIVAEIGKEKKDIPLFELDKELFGEIKELCEAKLVQAIQVQEKHAREDAISEVKNEVLEQYKEKEATDETLKQVREILDAMVKEEVRRLITEEKVRPDGRGVAEIRPLSSEVGVLPRTHGSGLFTRGQTQALSICTLGPLGDVQIIDGIGLEESKRFMHHYNFPQFSVGETGPIRAPGRREIGHGALGERALEAVIPDENDFPYTLRLVAEVLESNGSTSQASICASTLAMMDAGVPLKAPVAGIAMGLVKKGEHYTILTDIQGMEDHLGDMDFKVAGTSKGITALQMDIKIDGLSKTILEEALEQAKIGRMQILESMLATIGEPRQSLSKYAPKITVIKINPDKIRDVIGPGGKQINKIIDETGVKIDTEQDGTIYIASADEEMIARAKQIIEDIVRVAKVGEYYLGKVKRIEKFGAFVEIFNGKDGLLHISEIQEERTKNVEDVLKLGDELLVKVIEIDNQGRVNLSRKVVIKEEKERAEQQDN, from the coding sequence ATGAGTGAAAAGAAAGTATTTACACACGAATGGGCAGGCCGTCCATTGCAAGTAGAAATTGGACAACTTGCAAAACAAGCGAATGGGGCAGTTCTAGTAAGATATGGTGATACTAGCGTATTATCCGTAGCGACTGCATCTAAACAACCAAAGAATTTAGATTTCTTTCCATTAACAGTGAACTATGAAGAGAAATTATATGCCGTTGGTAAAATTCCTGGTGGATTTATTAAGCGTGAAGGTCGTCCTTCTGAAAGAGCGATTTTAACAAGCCGTTTAATCGACCGTCCAATTCGCCCATTATTCCCGGATGGCTTCCGTAATGAAGTTCAGGTAATCTCTATTGTTATGTCAGTAGACCAAAACTGTTCTTCTGAGATGGCTGCAATGCTAGGTTCTTCTTTAGCACTAAGTGTATCCGACATTCCGTTTGATGGACCGATTGCAGGTGTTCAGGTAGGCCTAATAGGGGATGAGTTCATCATTAACCCAACGGTAGACCAAATGGAAAAGAGTATTTTAGATTTAACTGTAGCTGGAACAAAAGATGCGATTAACATGGTAGAAGCAGGAGCTAAAGAAGTTTCTGAGGAAGTCGTTTTAGAAGCAATTATGTTTGGACATAGTGAAATCGTAAAATTGATTGAATTCCAAGAAAAAATTGTTGCAGAAATCGGTAAAGAGAAAAAAGACATACCTTTATTTGAACTAGATAAAGAACTTTTTGGTGAAATTAAAGAACTATGCGAAGCTAAGCTAGTACAAGCTATCCAAGTACAAGAAAAGCATGCTCGTGAAGATGCAATATCTGAAGTGAAAAATGAAGTGTTAGAGCAATATAAAGAAAAAGAAGCAACAGATGAAACGTTGAAACAAGTGCGTGAAATTCTGGATGCTATGGTTAAAGAAGAAGTGCGTCGCTTGATCACAGAAGAAAAAGTACGTCCAGATGGTCGTGGTGTAGCTGAAATTCGTCCATTATCTTCTGAAGTAGGCGTTTTACCTCGTACGCATGGTTCTGGTCTATTCACACGTGGACAAACTCAAGCTTTGAGTATTTGTACATTAGGACCGCTTGGTGATGTGCAAATTATTGATGGTATTGGCTTAGAGGAATCTAAACGCTTTATGCACCATTATAATTTCCCACAATTCAGTGTGGGTGAAACTGGTCCAATCCGTGCTCCTGGTCGTCGTGAAATTGGTCATGGTGCCTTAGGTGAACGTGCATTAGAAGCAGTTATTCCAGACGAAAATGATTTCCCATATACACTTCGCTTAGTTGCTGAGGTGTTAGAATCAAATGGTTCTACTTCACAAGCAAGTATTTGTGCTTCTACCCTTGCTATGATGGATGCAGGTGTTCCACTTAAAGCTCCAGTTGCTGGTATAGCAATGGGACTTGTTAAAAAAGGAGAGCATTACACAATCCTAACTGATATTCAAGGAATGGAAGATCACCTTGGGGATATGGACTTTAAAGTAGCAGGTACTTCTAAAGGGATTACAGCACTTCAAATGGATATCAAAATAGACGGATTATCTAAAACCATTTTAGAGGAAGCTCTTGAGCAAGCTAAAATTGGACGTATGCAAATTTTAGAAAGTATGCTTGCTACTATTGGTGAGCCACGCCAAAGCTTATCTAAATATGCACCAAAAATTACAGTTATTAAAATTAATCCAGATAAAATCCGTGATGTTATCGGACCGGGTGGTAAACAAATTAACAAAATCATTGATGAAACTGGCGTAAAAATTGATACAGAGCAAGATGGTACAATTTATATCGCTTCAGCAGATGAAGAAATGATTGCTCGTGCAAAACAAATTATTGAAGACATCGTGCGTGTAGCTAAAGTAGGAGAATACTACTTAGGAAAAGTGAAACGTATTGAAAAATTCGGTGCATTTGTTGAAATCTTCAACGGTAAAGATGGCTTGCTTCATATCTCTGAAATTCAAGAAGAACGTACGAAAAACGTAGAAGACGTTCTGAAACTTGGCGACGAGCTTTTAGTAAAAGTTATTGAAATCGACAACCAAGGCCGCGTTAACTTATCTCGTAAAGTAGTAATTAAAGAAGAAAAAGAACGCGCAGAACAACAAGATAACTAA